The Megachile rotundata isolate GNS110a chromosome 3, iyMegRotu1, whole genome shotgun sequence genome includes a window with the following:
- the parvin gene encoding beta-parvin, with the protein MMASPRPKSPRPPISTKKDEKEESFWDKIGTLGRKKRIKEVQEVQEEGKYAIDSPGYAANPEMPPEEYALDENEERSMIEPRSLEDSKLKELIFVLIEWINDELADQRIIVKNIAEDLYDGQVLQKLLEKLTGEKLDVPEVTQSEEGQKQKLAVVLSTANRVLCRYPPYKWSVESVHSKNIIAILHLLVGLARQFRAPVRLPERVAAQVVVVRKKDGQLIHRTIREEITSTYDDLGMRCERDAFDTLFDDGPDKLAVVKRSLITFVNKHLSKVHLEVTDLDTQFHDGVFLTLLLGLLEGFFVPLGSFHLTPKTHDQKVHNVSFAFDIMQDIGLPKPKARPEDIVNLDLKSTLRVLYNLFTKYKSMN; encoded by the exons ATGATGGCGTCTCCGCGACCAAAGTCACCTCGACCACCCATATCTACGAAAAAAGATGAAAAAGAAGAGAGTTTTTGGGATAAAATTGGTACATTGGGCCGGAAAAAGCGTATTAAAGAAG TGCAAGAAGTACAAGAAGAAGGAAAATATGCAATCGATTCACCAGGATATGCTGCTAATCCAGAAATGCCACCGGAAGAATATGCATTGGATGAAAATGAAGAACGTTCCATGATAGAGCCTAGATCTTTGGAGGATTCTAAGCTGAAAGAACTGATATTTGTATTGATAGAATGGATCAATGATGAGTTAGCTGATCAACGcattattgtaaaaaatattgcagAGGATTTGTATGATGGACAAGTACTGCAGAAGCTTTTAG AAAAGCTAACAGGAGAGAAATTGGATGTACCAGAAGTAACGCAATCAGAGGAAGGACAAAAACAAAAGTTAGCTGTTGTTTTATCAACTGCTAATCGTGTACTGTGTCGTTATCCTCCTTATAAATGGAGTGTGGAATCAGTCCATTCAAAGAATATCATCgccattttacatttattagtCGGTTTAGCGAGACAATTTCGCGCGCCTGTTAGGTTACCTGAAAGAGTAGCTGCGCAAGTCGTAGTCGTGCGTAAAAAAGATGGTCAACTGATACACAGAACAATCAGGGAAGAAATTACGTCGACATACGACGATTTGGGAATGCGTTGCGAGCGCGACGCTTTTGATACTCTTTTCGACGATGGGCCTGATAAGTTAGCAGTCGTTAAAAGA tCATTGATTACTTTCGTTAACAAACATTTGAGTAAGGTACACTTGGAAGTAACGGATTTAGACACACAGTTCCACGACGGTGTTTTCTTAACACTTCTGCTGGGACTTCTGGAAGGTTTTTTCGTACCTTTAGGTAGTTTTCATTTGACACCTAAAACACACGACCAGAAGGTGCATAATGTTTCATTCGCGTTCGATATTATGCAAGATATTGGATTACCCAAACCCAAAGCTCGGCCAGAAG ATATCGTAAACTTGGATCTGAAGTCAACTCTGCGCGTGTTGTACAATTTATTCACAAAGTATAAAAGCATGAATTGA